The Passer domesticus isolate bPasDom1 chromosome 22, bPasDom1.hap1, whole genome shotgun sequence genomic sequence TGGTGTGTTGCTCCCTGGAAATAGAGAGGCACTGTCCCACACTTCCTGTGCTGGAGACTGACTCACTTCCAGGTAGTGTTGCTGCctctaagaaaaaaatccatttgtaATTCATCTGGGagcaggggcagaatccccccctttttctgctgcagagctctgggggaTTGCTGaccaggggcagaatccccccctttttctgctgcagagctctgggggaTTGCTGACCTTGCTATCCCAATTCTTGGTCAGCAGCCCTGGATTTGGAATTGGTGCAGTCTGAGGCCACTTCAGCTGTCCTGCTGTCCTGTCAGACCCCGGGCTCACCCCGAGTGTGCCTTTGTGCTGTTCTTTGTGCATCTCCTGCCTGGATGTTTCTGGGTTTGCCTGCCTGTTTCTGTCCCCTGCTCTCTGTGGCAGGAGCACTGCAGAGGGGcagtcccagcccagggaggcgGCGTGGGGCTCCTGCTGAAGGACACGGCTGCACTGCCTGCCTGCAATGCTGCAGCATCCCCTCTGCAGTGCTCAGCAcaaagctgctgggctgggctgctgcctgcagcactcctggccacggcaggtgccctggctgctgccccagcaggactgccTCCCCTTacctctgcctccctccctcagcCTCCACAGGCTCAGCTAATGCAGTTTTGGCAAACTTGGGGTGGAATCTTTGGTTTGGCAGCCCAGAGCCCACCTCAGCCTGTTTGTGGGAGAGGGGTGCACTGCAGAGAGATCTAGGGAGAGCAGCATGGTctgtgcacagccccagctACTCCCCGTGCCCTCCCCCTCACTGAACAACTTTGTCATTTGATGTCATTTGATGTAATTTGTCATTTGATGTCATTTGATGTCTCTTTTCCCCTGTGCAgcttcagctggcagcctggctcccaGCGAGTCTGCAGCATTGATCCCATTACTGAATGTGCCTTTGCACCGGGGAGGGAGATGAATGATCAGTCGATGGGGGAAGCCTGTGGtcgtgctgcagctgctgctggtgacacaCAGCCTTGAGTCACTCCAGCAGTGCTCTGTCCTTCTCCACTGTTCCCACCTGCATgagaagccaggcagggagagggaagcGTGGCTCTGTGCACGAAATTTTGTCTCCCAAGGGTCTGGCTCAGCCAGAGCCTTCTGAGGGCAGGAAAACCATCTCGTCCTGCTACAAGCAGTGACCACTTCCACTAGGACAGGTTGCCCAAAGCCCCGTCCAGCCAGACCCTGAACACATCCAGTGACAGGACACCCACAGCCTTGCTGAGCTTGATTGCTGCAGGTTAATTGCTGGgtggggaggagaggagcttggagctctgctgtccctggcccCACGCTGAGGTGCAGGCAGGGGAACCAGGTCACCTGAGCAGCATTTTTCCTCCCCGCCGTGCCCAGGCCGCACCAGCTTCTACGAGCAGTACGGGGTGATCCGGGACGTGCTGCAGAACCACCTCACCGAGGCCCTCATGTTCCTCACCATGGAGCTCCCTGCCAACGTCAGCAGCGCCcagcaggtgctgcagcacAAGCTGCAGGCCTTCCAGGCCCTGtgggggctgcagaggagcagcgCCGTGCTGGGCCAGTACCAGGCCTACGACAGCcaggtgcaggaggagctgcccgAGGCACGGGGCTACGTCAGCACCACGCCAACCTTTGCAGGTGAGACTTTGGGCAGGggagcagtgggagctggggagagcaggagctgtgagcCCTGCAGTACCAGCCCCGTGGCCCTGGGGCTCGCTGCTGACTCAGGGATGTGCCCAGGCATCCACTGACCTGGGAACTGGGAGCTGGACAAGATAATGCTGTTGTTGTGTCATTAACCAGTGATCCAGGGGATGGGAAGTGTAAGGGCTAAGGCCTATTACTATAAAATCTCTGCAGTTTTTAGAAGTGGCCTGTAAACTCCTTTGCCTTCCATAAACTTGAGTTGAGAGGTAAAGCTTTGTTCTCTGTGATGAGTGAACCACGAGGCCATCTCCAGCAATGCTGGGAACATGAAGAGAATTGTCTAAATGATGCTCATGCTCAGAAACTGGTTTCCTGCCAGATGGAAGGAGGCTGAACAAGTGGGATAGCTGGGAGGGAGTGAGAATCATGGATGGCCCGGGTGGGAAGGGACCATGAAGATCATTGAGTTCTGGGTAGGCAGTGAAGTCATGGAAGGGCTGAATGTGGAGCTggagacacagtggctgccaaAGGAGCTGAGGAGGTGGGCAGGTGCTGGGATGCCCAGGAGTGCCTGCTGCTCAGGTGTGGGGGTGTGTGTCGTTGCAGGAGTGCTGATCCACAGCCACAGCCCGCGCTGGGAAGGGGTCCCGTTCCTCCTCAGCTCCGGGAAGGCTCTGGATGAGCGGGTGGGCTACGCCCGCGTCCTCTTCAGGAGCAGGGCCTACTGCCCTCAGAGCGGCACTCTGAGGgatgcagggctcagcccctgtaAACCCAAGCAGATCATCTTCTACTTCGGGCACGGCGCCCTCAACACCCCTGCGGTGCTGGTGAGCAGGAACCTCTTCCAGCCTGCCATGCCCAAAGACAGCTGGAAAGAAGCAGGGGCTCGCTCAGACCTGCACATCTTCGGCCAGCCGCTGTCTGATTTCCACATGTACAGCCCTGTGAAGGAGAGGGATGCCTATTCTGTCCTCATCTCCCACATCTACCACGGCAGGAAGGATTTCTTCATCACCACGGAGAACCTGCTGGCCTCCTGGGCCTTCTGGACCCCTCTGCTGGACAGCACCTCCCGCCAGCCCCCGCGCCTCTACCCCGGGGGCGTGGagaaccagcagctgctggacttTGAGATGGTGCCTGGGGGAGTGGCGTTCACCCTGGCAGAGCCGGCAGAGCTGCTGAACCCCGGCGGGCAGCTGCCAAGTGACTTCAGGGCCATCCAGTCCAAATTCCGGCAGAGCCCGCTGGTCTCGGCCTGGGCCGAGGAGCTGATTGCCCAGCTGGCCTCCGACATGGAGGAGGCGGCCGTGAGGAGCGTGGCTCGCTCGGGGCAGTTCCACCTGGCCCTGTCGGGCGGCTCCAGCCCCGTGGGGCTGTTCCAGAGGCTGGCCAGGCACCACTACAGCTtcccctggcagcacagccacgtGTGGCTGGTGGACGAGCGCTGCGTGCCCCTGACCGACAGCGAATCCAACTTCCTGGGCCTGCACCGGCACCTCCTGCAGCACGTCAGGGTGCCCTACTTCAACATCCACCCCATGCCCGTGCACCTCAACCGGCGCCTCTGCGTGGAGGAGGACGGCGGCGCCGAGCTCTACGCCAAGGACATCGCGGCCCTGGTGGCCAACGCCAGCTTCgacctggtgctgctgggcgtGGGCGCGGACGGGCACACGGCCTCGCTCTTCCCGCGCTCCGACAGCGGCCTGGAAGGGGCTGCCACCGTGGTGCTGACGGAGAGCCCCGTCAAGCCCCACCAGAGGATGAGCCTCAGCCTGCCCCTCATCAACAGGGCCAGGCAGGTGTTCGTGCTGGTTCTGGGCAAGGGCAAGCACGACATCACCACGCTGCTCAGCAGGGTGGGCCGCGAGCCGCGCAAGTGGCCGATCTCGGGGGTGAGCCCCAGCTCCGGCCAGCTGGTCTGGTACGTGGATTACGAAGCTCTGCTGGGGTGATGGCTGCACAGCGTCCCCCTGCCTCGTCCGCGTGGCCTGGGTTGTCCTGCACCGTGCCCTTgttgctccagcagcagcctcatcCCTGACCTCCCTTTGGGACATCCGTGGCCTGCAGCAGCGCTGGCCCTGGAGCCGGGGGAGCTGGGCTCAGGGTCCAGAGCTCAGGAGGAGCCAAAGCCCAGTGCAGCctctctgcctctgctctggctcCTGGCTGGGACTTTGGACAAATGGCTTCACCTCGAAGTGCCTCAGTTCTCCTGTCAGGCCTTTGTGCTTACTGGCATGTAAAACTACCTCACAGGCGCTTTGGGGGACTTGTTAAATCAACTGCCTGCCAAATTCTGTCTGATTTTATGTAATTCTCAGGCTAAAAGACAATAGTGCCACattcatccctgccctgctcagcctggcagggcCAGAGCCGTTGTCTCAGGGCAGTGATGGTGTTGTGCACAGGGATGTGTAACCCTGGGTGTTCTGGGGCTCTGAAAATAATGAGGAGTGTGGCAgctcacagagctgctgtttgcCAGCACTGCAAGAATTACTGAGGGAAAGCTTGGTGCTCAGAGGAATTGTTGGGTTTAGCTAGCAGagaaatcttttatttttaagcaaaaaaTGCCCACGTTAACTTCATTCCAGTTCTTTTGTATTTGGTGTGAGGGAACAAGTTTTAATGAAAAAGTGACCTATGAGAGAGTAACTACATTGTTGTGAGTAATAGTTTATTCCTGTCTTACAGGTGTCTGTGGCATTAGAGTTTTCTTACTTTTGCACACTTGCTTGGTAATATGTGGCTGGCACCTCTTGAAATGAACACTGAAAGGTTTATTTGCACTTTGAAATAAGCACATGGGTTTTTCCCCCAGGAACTACTGTTTTTTTCAGGTGAAAATAGGGTTTATTTCTGAAGTCTCTATCTAGTGGGTCACCCCAAAATGTATCtgagattttattaaaatccaTTAAAAGCTTCCATGTTTTCCTTGGTGACTGGAGCTATCTGGgttgtttgggggatttttcagaagggtattttttttccacacagaCAGTTTCTGTTGAACACTTTAATACGTAGCATTTGCTAAATGAAAACCAAATATTTGTGAATATACAACATTTATGACTGGAAAGAGAGAGACTAGATGGGAAGAAGGGTTAAATGAGCAACAAATCTGATGAGGAGGAATGGTAGCAATCCACCGGGCTGTAGGCCAAGGAAGCAGggctatttttattttgtgaaagTTATTAATAGAAAGTGTGCACCTTCTTGAGAGCTTGTATTAACCTTTCTTTGCAAAGGCAGCTCCATGGAATAACTTCTTGCAGTCTGTTTCTCCCATAAGTGATTATTGATAtgaatttttattcattttttaaaagtcaaatGCATTCCTGCAATTCAGTGGTATGATTATATGTTTTACAGAAAGCAAACACTGGAAATAACTAATTTTTCACTTCAACTTTTATAAATCAAATTgtaaaaatttttttcccatgagtGAAGCTTTGTGATTCTTTTCATGTTGTTTAATGAATAAAGaattatatttataaaaaataagtCGTTTTTAACCAGAAgtgtattttaatttcttccagaCATGGGTGGtctttccctgctctcctgctgaGTGAAGTTTCAGGGTTTTAGCTGAGTGAAGTTACAGGTTTTTAGTTGTGCAAAGTGGACAATGTCACTGCAGTATTAAAAGTTCACTCTGATTCTTGCTTTtcgttttttctttttggtgtcTCATCCAGACAAAGCCAGGACTTCTCAAAACAAGGAGCAGACACAGCCCTTTTAAGGTGAGAAGATGGAATCACCCAGTGCTGTGCAGGGGCCTGGAATGGCCAGGCTcaggcacacagagctgtccctgcccagtgTCCGagtgcccagcacacagagctgtccctgctcagtgcccagcacacagagcagcccctgcccagtgcccagcacacagagctgtccctgcccagtgcccagcacacagagctgtccctgcccagtgtccagcacacagaacagcccctgctcagtgcccagcacacagagcagcccctgcccagtgcccagcacacagagctgtccctgcccagtgcccagcacacagagctgtccctgcccagtgtccagcacacagaacagcccctgctcagtgcccagcacacagagcagcccctgcccagtgcccagcacacagagctgtccctgcccagtgcccagcacacagagctgtccctgcccagtgtccagcacacagagcagcccctgcccagtgcccagcacacagagcagtccctgcccagtgcccagcacacagagctgtccctgcccagtgtccagcacacagagctgtccctgcccagtgtccagcacacagagctgtccctgcccagtgcccagcacacagagctgtccctgcccagtgcccagcacacagagcagcccctgcccagtgcccagcacacagagctgtccctgctcggtgtccagcacacagagctgtccctgctcagtgcccagcacacagaacagcccctgcccagtgcccagcacacagagctgtccctgcccagtacacagagcagcccctgcccagtgcccagcacacagagctgtccctgcccagtgcccagcacacagagcagcccctgcccagtgcccagcacacagagctgtccctgcccagtgcccagcacacagagcagcccctgcccagtgcccagcacacagagctgtccctgcccagtgtccagcacacagagcagcccctgcccagtgcccagcacacagagcagtccctgcccagtgcccagcacacagagctgtccctgctcggtgtccagcacacagagctgtccctgctcagtgcccagcacacagaacagcccctgcccagtgcccagcacacagagctgtccctgcccagtacacagagcagcccctgcccagtgcccagcacacagagctgtccctgcccagtgcccagcacacagagcagcccctgcccagtgcccagcacacagagctgtccctgcccagtgtccagcacacagagcagcccctgcccagtgcccagcacacagagctgtccctgcccagtgcccagcacacagagcagcccctgcccagtgtccaagtgcccagcacacagagctgtccctgcccagtgcccagcacacagaacagcccctgcccagtgtccagcacacagagctgtccctgcccagtgcccagcacacagaacagcccctgcccagtgcccagcacacagagcagcccctgcccagtgcccagcacacagaacagcccctgcccagtgcccagcacacagagctgtccctgcccagtgcccagcacacagagcagcccctgcccagtgcccagcacacagagcagcccctgcccagtgcccagcacacagagctgtccctgcccagtgtccagcacacagagcagcccctgcccagtgcccagcacacagagctgtccctgcccagtgcccagcacacagaacagcccctgcccagtttccagcacacagagctgtccctgcccagtgcccagcacacagagctgtccctgcccagtgcccagcacacagagcagcccctgcccagtgcccagcacacagagctgcccctgcccagtgcccagcacacagagcagcccctgctcagtgcccagcacacagagcagccctggttTGCGCAGGAGTCGCTGCTGTGCCTTTCCTCGCTCCTCTCTGCAAGCCCAGAGccgctctgccagcagcagagggtgCTGCCTGCCCGTGCTGCTGggagcctttcccagccctgtgctgccgGAGGAGCCTCTCCAGGCCCGGAGCAGCCCGGCTGTGTGTGACACAGCGCAGGGCTCGGGAGTGGCCCCTTCCTGCCCCTGCAGGTCTGCTGTCAGCAGTGAACCCCTGTGGTTTCAGGGGGAAACCCACTGGGGTGCTCCCCTCGTGGGGAGACAGCCACCTACAGCACCTCAGGGGTAACTCGGcactctgctggggctggcagtgctgctctaAACAGGACAGGGAGTCAGTTCTGCATCCGAGTGCTCCCGTTACATATATCCCTTCTTTAAGGCATCTTCACATCCAGCACCCTGTGCTGAGACAGAAAGGCAAAGGGGTCATGAGAGGAGCATCACAGCATCACTCTGCTCTCCAGGTGAATGCAAAGCAAAATGCCTGGAttctacttttttatttttataaaggaTTTCATTTCATTCAGCAGCTGCATTTCTTTGTGTTGCAGTGTGTgaagtgctgtgctggctgtgctggcatcTCAGCTCTCAAGAAGGGACTAAAATGAAGATAACTACTTCTTTTTCCTGCAAAGCACCCCTGGGGAATGCCTCTTTTCTCCTCCATCCCCCTCTCTTTTACCCCCTTTTCCACCCCATCCTCCAGCTGGGGAGGGTTTGTTGAttgtgccctgggcag encodes the following:
- the H6PD gene encoding GDH/6PGL endoplasmic bifunctional protein, coding for MLGRVLCTVLFVGALPSSAGAPQGHISVVLLGATGDLAKKYLWQGLFQLYMDQVSSGHSFTFHGAALAALEPGQRLMFDVLKKLSCPPDEAPNRCAVLKDQFLKLSQYHQLRTAEDYAALSREIESLLRQEGLEEAGRIFYFSVPPFAYTEIAARINGSCRPRAGAWLRVVLEKPFGHDLHSAQQLAAQLAGFFREEEMYRVDHYLGKQAVAHILPFRDQNRQFLDPIWNRHHVERVEVVLKETVDAKGRTSFYEQYGVIRDVLQNHLTEALMFLTMELPANVSSAQQVLQHKLQAFQALWGLQRSSAVLGQYQAYDSQVQEELPEARGYVSTTPTFAGVLIHSHSPRWEGVPFLLSSGKALDERVGYARVLFRSRAYCPQSGTLRDAGLSPCKPKQIIFYFGHGALNTPAVLVSRNLFQPAMPKDSWKEAGARSDLHIFGQPLSDFHMYSPVKERDAYSVLISHIYHGRKDFFITTENLLASWAFWTPLLDSTSRQPPRLYPGGVENQQLLDFEMVPGGVAFTLAEPAELLNPGGQLPSDFRAIQSKFRQSPLVSAWAEELIAQLASDMEEAAVRSVARSGQFHLALSGGSSPVGLFQRLARHHYSFPWQHSHVWLVDERCVPLTDSESNFLGLHRHLLQHVRVPYFNIHPMPVHLNRRLCVEEDGGAELYAKDIAALVANASFDLVLLGVGADGHTASLFPRSDSGLEGAATVVLTESPVKPHQRMSLSLPLINRARQVFVLVLGKGKHDITTLLSRVGREPRKWPISGVSPSSGQLVWYVDYEALLG